A region of the Sandaracinaceae bacterium genome:
GTGAGCGCGGCATGGCCAGCCAAGCCGGTGTCCGCCACGTTCGTGAACACCGAGCCCGGATGAAGCACGTAGCCGTGCAGCCCTTCCCCCGCGAAGCGCCGCTCGAGCTCGAACGCCATGTGCACCATGGCCAGCTTGGACGCGCCGTAGGCCACCCACGAGTCATAGGGCGTGTGCGGCGTGAAGAGGTCTGCGTTGGTGGCCTTCCTGTGCAGCTGCGACGCCACGTTGACCACGCGCGCGTCGCCCTTCTCGGCGGCCGTCGCGCGCAGCGCGGGCAACAGCCCGAGCGTGAGCTGGAACGGGCCCAGGTAGTTGGTGCGCCACTGCAGCTCGAAGCCATCGGGCGAGAGGTGCGGCTCCTTCCAGTCGGACATGAGGTCCAGGTGGATGCCCGCGTTGTTGATCAGCACGTCGAGGCGCGCACCGTGCTCGCGCTCGTACCAGGCCACGAAGTCACGCACGCTGGCGGTGCTGCCGAGGTCGAGGTCG
Encoded here:
- a CDS encoding SDR family NAD(P)-dependent oxidoreductase; amino-acid sequence: MDLHGRRVIVTGTSEGSLGYETARALATWGAEVVVTRRSGAEAIAQQLASASGGRVEGRDLDLGSTASVRDFVAWYEREHGARLDVLINNAGIHLDLMSDWKEPHLSPDGFELQWRTNYLGPFQLTLGLLPALRATAAEKGDARVVNVASQLHRKATNADLFTPHTPYDSWVAYGASKLAMVHMAFELERRFAGEGLHGYVLHPGSVFTNVADTGLAGHAALTRVRGWLAPVERFFLLTPSEGAATSLHCATAPGVPGGQYFTACAPGRVSGEAHDAAVGARLWATSVAWAQHT